One Sphingomonas sp. SUN039 genomic window carries:
- the bla gene encoding subclass B3 metallo-beta-lactamase, whose translation MSAKLAALAIALATGATGVAAATPNDATIKGRALVEACKGREGWSDAAPPARIFGNTYYVGTCGITVLLVASPKGHILIDGATAEAAPSILANIRTLGFDPKDVRLIIGSHEHLDHMGGFAALKAATGARLLVRQPARRAVETGKTDAADPQAGAIPDMAPVTVDGVVGDGQVLRFGPIAITARATPGHTSGGTSWTWRSCEGKACVAFAYVDSMSAISARGYRFTDHPERVASYRTTFTRVAGLDCDVLVTPHPVVSNLFDRLGGKAPLRDRTACTRLVERSRTALEARLATEAATVR comes from the coding sequence ATGTCCGCTAAACTGGCCGCACTTGCGATCGCTCTTGCAACAGGGGCGACGGGGGTTGCCGCCGCCACCCCGAACGATGCGACGATAAAGGGCCGCGCGCTCGTGGAGGCGTGCAAGGGCCGCGAAGGGTGGAGCGATGCCGCCCCACCCGCACGTATTTTCGGCAACACCTATTATGTCGGCACTTGCGGCATCACCGTGCTGCTGGTCGCGTCGCCGAAGGGCCATATCCTGATCGACGGTGCCACTGCCGAAGCCGCGCCGTCGATCCTCGCCAATATCCGGACGCTGGGGTTCGATCCGAAGGACGTGCGGCTGATTATCGGCAGCCACGAACATCTTGACCATATGGGCGGCTTTGCGGCGCTGAAGGCGGCGACGGGCGCGCGCCTGCTGGTGCGCCAACCCGCGCGGCGAGCGGTCGAAACCGGCAAGACCGATGCCGCCGATCCGCAGGCCGGCGCCATTCCCGACATGGCCCCCGTCACTGTGGACGGCGTGGTGGGCGACGGGCAGGTCCTGCGCTTCGGCCCGATTGCGATCACGGCACGCGCGACCCCCGGCCACACCAGCGGCGGCACCAGCTGGACCTGGCGCAGCTGCGAAGGGAAAGCCTGCGTTGCCTTCGCCTATGTCGACAGCATGAGCGCCATTTCGGCCAGGGGCTACCGCTTTACCGACCATCCGGAACGCGTGGCGTCCTACCGCACGACCTTTACGCGTGTCGCGGGCCTCGATTGCGACGTGCTGGTCACGCCGCATCCAGTGGTCAGCAATTTGTTCGATCGGCTGGGTGGAAAAGCACCGCTGCGTGACCGTACGGCGTGCACTCGGCTCGTCGAGCGGTCGCGGACGGCGCTCGAGGCGCGGCTGGCGACCGAGGCGGCAACCGTCCGATAA
- a CDS encoding methyl-accepting chemotaxis protein — MTASAPHASAPSSSSLRIDLAERLAYFDREATLATDAALAREAIAGQEDAIIDVFWDHYRKCGGRVALDEAGFAALRTGGIEYIAVKYSAPTEQRWADMATAHAQMCYRSGDPIALILSSFEASHHATIDAIRVKYHDQRDLLRRAVGAVVKLAMIDSEIMAATIAALAARSVEKQRVERADMFSDKIAAELTSASDLGTQLRGQAADASGATRGMLGKASEVAAAAEQSAVAMRDAAHTAAGLIRAIEEARGEVEVAADIATRASEQAADAVKVSQTLSETAKSIESILGLIRDVAGQTNLLALNATIEAARAGDAGRGFAVVAQEVKSLANQTARATDDIASKIAAIQSATQSTVTTNDSIRATVAEVQLSATRIRKAMETQAQTVTMITAAVDETALAADTMSSTIAAIRQDTETVATEIDELETGFDNVNRKLAMLQDAAGDYVRLVA, encoded by the coding sequence ATGACCGCATCCGCGCCGCACGCTTCTGCCCCCTCGTCGTCAAGCCTGCGGATCGATCTTGCCGAACGGCTTGCCTATTTCGACCGCGAGGCAACGCTCGCGACCGATGCCGCGCTCGCCCGTGAAGCGATTGCGGGACAGGAAGACGCGATCATCGATGTTTTCTGGGATCATTACCGCAAATGCGGCGGCCGGGTCGCGCTCGACGAAGCGGGCTTTGCCGCGCTCCGCACGGGCGGAATCGAATATATTGCCGTCAAATATTCGGCACCGACCGAGCAGCGCTGGGCCGATATGGCGACCGCCCATGCCCAGATGTGCTATCGTTCGGGCGATCCGATCGCGCTGATCCTGTCGAGCTTCGAGGCGTCGCATCATGCGACGATCGATGCAATCCGGGTGAAATACCACGACCAGCGTGACCTGTTGCGCCGCGCGGTCGGTGCCGTGGTGAAGCTCGCGATGATCGATTCGGAAATCATGGCTGCAACGATTGCGGCACTCGCCGCGCGTTCGGTCGAGAAGCAGCGGGTCGAACGTGCCGATATGTTCAGCGACAAGATCGCCGCCGAGCTGACCAGCGCGTCGGACCTCGGCACCCAGTTGCGCGGCCAGGCTGCCGATGCGTCGGGTGCGACGCGCGGGATGCTGGGCAAGGCATCCGAAGTCGCCGCCGCCGCCGAACAATCGGCGGTCGCGATGCGCGATGCCGCACATACCGCTGCCGGCCTCATCCGCGCCATCGAGGAAGCACGCGGCGAAGTCGAAGTCGCCGCCGACATCGCGACCCGCGCGTCGGAGCAGGCGGCGGACGCCGTGAAAGTGTCGCAGACGCTGTCGGAAACGGCAAAGAGTATCGAATCGATTCTGGGCCTGATCCGCGACGTGGCGGGGCAGACCAATTTGCTGGCGCTGAACGCGACCATCGAGGCGGCACGCGCCGGGGACGCCGGGCGCGGTTTCGCGGTCGTCGCCCAGGAAGTGAAATCGCTCGCCAATCAGACCGCGCGGGCGACCGACGACATCGCCTCGAAAATCGCCGCGATCCAGTCGGCGACCCAGTCGACGGTCACGACCAACGATTCGATCCGCGCGACGGTGGCCGAGGTGCAGCTGTCGGCGACACGTATCCGCAAGGCCATGGAAACCCAGGCGCAGACGGTAACGATGATCACGGCTGCGGTCGACGAAACCGCGCTGGCGGCCGACACCATGTCCTCGACCATCGCGGCGATCCGGCAGGATACCGAAACGGTGGCGACCGAGATCGACGAGCTGGAAACCGGGTTCGACAATGTGAACCGGAAACTGGCGATGCTGCAGGACGCAGCGGGGGATTATGTGAGGCTGGTGGCGTAA
- a CDS encoding 50S ribosomal protein L11 methyltransferase: protein MTETWKLTLPCNRADAERMSGELAELADLDPMPVIVASEPDAASPDRWQVDAYFEGKPSRDVLRRIAALVPSAREKEPRAKPLPAEDWVTLSQAGVEPLSVGRFYVRTPDYPPQAGAVDLVIPAGLAFGTGQHATTSGCLATLDAMKRRGKVFRNVLDLGTGTGLLAFAAARLWPMAQLTASDIDPVSIEVVRENAAVNRVKRLKMVVADALSHRDLVSRAPYDLVIANILAQPLIDMAPWVAASVAPGGTLILAGLLDTQAAAVARAYVDQNMRLVATGDGEWPVLTLVARPGWR from the coding sequence ATGACCGAGACCTGGAAGCTCACCCTGCCCTGCAACCGCGCCGACGCCGAACGCATGAGCGGCGAACTGGCCGAACTGGCGGACCTCGACCCGATGCCGGTCATCGTCGCGTCGGAACCCGATGCGGCCAGCCCCGACCGCTGGCAGGTCGATGCCTATTTCGAGGGGAAGCCGTCGCGCGACGTGCTGCGCCGCATTGCGGCGCTGGTGCCGAGCGCGCGCGAAAAGGAGCCCCGCGCCAAGCCGCTCCCGGCGGAAGACTGGGTGACGTTGAGCCAGGCGGGGGTCGAACCCTTGAGCGTCGGGCGGTTTTACGTCCGCACCCCCGATTACCCGCCGCAGGCAGGTGCAGTCGATCTGGTCATTCCGGCGGGGCTGGCGTTCGGCACGGGGCAGCATGCGACGACGTCGGGCTGCCTTGCCACGCTCGATGCGATGAAGCGGCGCGGCAAAGTGTTCCGCAATGTGCTCGATCTGGGGACGGGGACCGGGCTGCTCGCCTTTGCCGCCGCGCGGCTGTGGCCGATGGCGCAACTGACGGCGTCGGACATCGACCCGGTGTCGATCGAGGTGGTCCGCGAGAATGCGGCGGTCAACAGGGTCAAGCGTCTGAAGATGGTCGTGGCCGACGCGCTGTCGCACCGCGACCTGGTCTCGCGCGCGCCCTACGATCTGGTCATCGCCAACATCCTTGCCCAGCCGCTGATCGACATGGCGCCGTGGGTGGCGGCCAGCGTCGCGCCGGGGGGCACGCTGATCCTCGCCGGGTTGCTCGACACACAGGCTGCGGCGGTGGCGCGGGCCTATGTCGACCAGAATATGCGGCTGGTCGCGACCGGAGATGGGGAATGGCCGGTGCTGACACTGGTCGCGCGTCCGGGGTGGCGCTGA
- the sdhC gene encoding succinate dehydrogenase, cytochrome b556 subunit: MSQSSARPQSRPLSPHLTIWKWGPHMLVSILHRMCGVALATVGTVMFVWWLAALAGGPDSYAVFHNWVVQRADNKAVLPGIANGLALVTAVGLTWAFFQHLANGIRHFILDIGAGYELKINRMGALATIAFSVTATALTWAYIVTKGMAA, encoded by the coding sequence ATGAGCCAATCTTCCGCGCGACCCCAAAGTCGCCCGTTATCGCCGCATCTGACCATCTGGAAATGGGGACCGCACATGCTGGTCTCGATCCTGCACCGGATGTGCGGGGTCGCGCTGGCGACGGTCGGAACGGTCATGTTCGTCTGGTGGCTGGCGGCGCTGGCGGGTGGGCCGGACAGCTATGCGGTGTTCCACAACTGGGTGGTGCAGCGCGCCGACAATAAAGCGGTCCTGCCCGGCATTGCCAACGGGCTGGCACTGGTCACGGCTGTCGGCCTGACCTGGGCATTCTTCCAGCACCTCGCCAATGGCATCCGCCATTTCATCCTCGATATCGGCGCGGGCTATGAATTGAAGATCAACCGCATGGGCGCGCTTGCGACGATTGCGTTCAGCGTGACCGCGACGGCGCTGACCTGGGCCTATATCGTGACCAAGGGGATGGCAGCATGA
- a CDS encoding autotransporter assembly complex family protein — protein sequence MGSGLKYSAVFALAVLCSGAARAQPATPPAPPPVSTPGDLDPETPLAPLPGLGVDWPDLNTRDALEAAPDTAVARPDETPRYSVQLLGVDDIPKARERFDSLSVLRQNDGKPANVAQIDRRARDDAELLDAIMRSEGYYDATITTDIVPATDGGRVTVKLTVTPGEQFKFTDVEVKGVDATGQKPALETAFGVAPAKPVVAEDVIAGQAALLEKLGRTGYPFAKVGEPSVVVDHETRGATLDLNVDPGGKRNFGAIRYDGGKPPFNAKHAEVIARWDPGDLYDSYLVDDFRRALVATGLVSQVRVTPVEGTTPGTVDMQTTLDPAPFRTIAGEAGYGTGEGFRVEASWQHRNLIQPEGAVTLRGIVGTREQLLGATLRMGNFKRRDQVLNARLLASHEDKISYDAYTVELAGNLERQTTIIWQKPWSYSFGGEVLYSSERNFDPLRGALIRRNFYIGALPVTLSYDGSDDLLDPKRGGRLSARISPEVSLESKTFGYVKVQLDGSYYQPVGKRVVIAGRARLGGIAGASQSTIAPSRLFYAGGGGSVRGFGYQQIGPLNALNQPTGGRSLAEFSLEARVRLPMFGGNFGVVPFIDAGNVYEKSLPSFSDLRVGVGVGLRYYSNFGPIRIDVGTPLSRRPNESRISIQVSLGQAF from the coding sequence ATGGGTTCGGGTTTGAAGTACAGTGCCGTTTTCGCCTTGGCGGTGCTGTGTTCGGGCGCGGCGCGGGCGCAACCGGCTACGCCCCCTGCCCCGCCGCCGGTTTCGACGCCGGGCGATCTCGATCCCGAAACGCCGCTTGCGCCGCTGCCGGGCCTTGGCGTCGACTGGCCCGACCTCAATACCCGCGATGCGCTCGAAGCCGCACCCGATACCGCCGTTGCGCGGCCCGACGAGACACCGCGCTACTCGGTGCAACTGCTCGGCGTCGACGACATCCCCAAGGCGCGCGAGCGGTTCGACAGCCTGTCGGTGCTGCGCCAGAACGACGGTAAACCGGCGAACGTCGCGCAGATCGACCGGCGCGCGCGCGACGACGCCGAACTGCTCGACGCGATCATGCGGTCGGAGGGCTATTACGACGCGACGATCACGACCGACATTGTGCCCGCGACCGACGGCGGGCGCGTCACCGTCAAACTGACCGTCACCCCCGGCGAGCAGTTCAAATTCACCGATGTCGAGGTGAAAGGCGTGGACGCCACCGGGCAGAAGCCCGCGCTCGAAACCGCATTCGGCGTCGCGCCCGCGAAACCCGTGGTGGCGGAGGACGTCATCGCGGGGCAAGCGGCATTGCTCGAAAAGCTCGGGCGGACGGGCTATCCCTTCGCCAAGGTCGGCGAACCCTCGGTGGTCGTCGATCACGAGACGCGCGGGGCGACGCTCGACCTCAATGTCGATCCCGGCGGCAAGCGCAATTTCGGCGCGATCCGCTACGACGGCGGCAAGCCGCCGTTCAACGCGAAGCACGCCGAAGTGATCGCGCGCTGGGATCCGGGCGACCTCTACGACAGCTATCTGGTCGACGATTTCCGCCGCGCGCTGGTCGCGACCGGTCTGGTCTCGCAAGTGCGGGTCACACCGGTCGAGGGGACGACACCGGGCACCGTCGATATGCAGACGACGCTCGACCCCGCCCCGTTCCGCACGATCGCGGGCGAAGCGGGCTACGGCACCGGCGAGGGCTTCCGCGTCGAGGCGAGCTGGCAGCACCGCAATCTGATCCAGCCCGAAGGTGCGGTGACCCTGCGCGGGATTGTCGGCACCCGCGAGCAATTGCTCGGCGCGACGCTCCGCATGGGCAATTTCAAACGCCGCGACCAGGTGCTCAACGCGCGGTTGCTCGCGAGCCATGAGGACAAGATTTCGTACGACGCCTATACCGTCGAACTCGCAGGCAATCTCGAACGCCAGACGACGATCATCTGGCAAAAGCCCTGGTCGTACAGTTTCGGCGGCGAAGTGCTGTATTCGAGCGAGCGCAATTTCGATCCGCTGCGGGGCGCGCTGATCCGGCGGAATTTCTACATCGGCGCGCTGCCGGTGACCTTGTCTTACGACGGTTCGGACGACCTGCTCGATCCCAAGCGCGGGGGCCGCCTTTCGGCGCGCATCTCGCCCGAAGTGTCGCTCGAATCGAAGACCTTCGGCTATGTGAAGGTGCAGCTCGACGGCAGCTATTACCAGCCGGTCGGCAAGCGCGTGGTGATCGCGGGCCGCGCGCGGCTGGGCGGCATCGCGGGCGCGTCGCAAAGCACGATCGCGCCGTCGCGGCTGTTCTATGCGGGCGGCGGCGGATCGGTGCGCGGTTTCGGTTACCAGCAGATCGGGCCGCTGAACGCGCTCAACCAGCCGACCGGCGGGCGCTCGCTCGCCGAATTCTCGCTCGAGGCGCGGGTACGTCTGCCGATGTTCGGTGGCAATTTCGGCGTGGTGCCGTTCATCGATGCGGGCAATGTCTATGAGAAGTCGCTGCCCAGCTTTTCGGACTTGCGCGTCGGGGTGGGCGTCGGCCTGCGCTATTATTCGAACTTCGGGCCGATCCGCATCGATGTCGGCACGCCGCTCTCGCGCCGGCCGAACGAGTCGCGCATCTCGATCCAGGTCTCGTTGGGGCAGGCGTTTTGA
- a CDS encoding SDR family NAD(P)-dependent oxidoreductase encodes MNILLTGGTRGIGAAIATRLADHNVFATGSADGDFADPATPAKLWAAALDRFDGRIDVLINNAGIFEATPIDLPDADWSAGWARTMQVNLTASAELCRFAVQHFLSQGGGRIVNIASRAAHRGDSPAHWHYAASKGGMVAMTKTIARAYAAQGIYAFAVCPGFTMTGMAEDYLASRGGDKLLADIPLGKVADPEEVAEVAAFCATSAPPSMTGAVLDINGASYVR; translated from the coding sequence ATGAACATCCTCCTCACCGGCGGCACGCGCGGCATTGGCGCGGCCATTGCCACCCGCCTGGCCGACCACAATGTCTTCGCGACCGGTAGCGCCGACGGCGATTTTGCCGATCCCGCCACGCCTGCGAAGCTCTGGGCCGCCGCCCTCGACCGGTTCGACGGGCGGATCGATGTCCTGATCAACAACGCCGGGATTTTCGAGGCCACCCCCATCGACCTGCCCGATGCCGACTGGTCGGCGGGGTGGGCGCGGACGATGCAGGTCAATCTCACCGCCAGCGCCGAACTCTGCCGCTTCGCCGTGCAACACTTTCTCAGCCAAGGCGGCGGGCGTATCGTCAACATCGCCAGCCGCGCCGCGCATCGCGGCGACAGTCCCGCGCATTGGCATTATGCGGCGTCGAAAGGCGGGATGGTCGCGATGACCAAGACCATCGCGCGCGCCTATGCGGCGCAGGGCATCTATGCCTTTGCTGTCTGCCCGGGCTTCACGATGACCGGCATGGCCGAGGACTATCTCGCAAGCCGGGGCGGCGACAAATTGCTGGCCGATATCCCGCTCGGCAAGGTTGCCGACCCGGAGGAAGTCGCCGAGGTTGCGGCGTTCTGCGCGACATCGGCCCCGCCGTCGATGACCGGTGCGGTACTCGATATCAACGGAGCCAGCTATGTCCGCTAA
- a CDS encoding L,D-transpeptidase family protein: MKCWRDGSRSLKLWHRVSAAFALVVATAAPSQSLIGNPALDEAAAAMRPGQFVLDDDRPGPGFTGTGLSTAAPITIAVSIAMQRLYVYRGAELVAVSTVSTGKPGKRTPLGDFTILQKRRWHRSNIYSNAPMPFMQRLTWTGIAIHAGHLPGFPASHGCIRVPLSFAQALFGITALGEAVSVADWPPHTPVYLEVDWTGMTGTTKGVAPEPYVGPIYLEYDFRVIAFRPGVRN; the protein is encoded by the coding sequence GTGAAATGCTGGCGCGATGGATCGCGTTCGTTGAAGCTGTGGCACAGGGTATCGGCAGCGTTCGCGCTCGTCGTCGCGACGGCGGCCCCGTCGCAATCGTTGATCGGTAATCCGGCGCTCGACGAAGCCGCCGCCGCGATGCGCCCGGGACAGTTCGTGCTCGACGACGACCGTCCGGGTCCGGGCTTTACCGGGACCGGTCTTTCGACCGCCGCCCCCATTACCATTGCGGTCAGCATCGCGATGCAGCGACTCTATGTCTATCGCGGTGCCGAGCTGGTCGCCGTCTCGACGGTTTCGACCGGAAAGCCGGGCAAACGCACTCCGCTCGGCGATTTCACGATTCTGCAAAAGCGGCGCTGGCACCGCTCGAATATCTACAGCAACGCGCCGATGCCGTTCATGCAACGGCTGACCTGGACCGGGATTGCCATTCACGCGGGGCATTTGCCCGGCTTCCCCGCTTCGCACGGTTGCATCCGGGTGCCGCTCAGCTTCGCGCAGGCCCTGTTCGGGATTACGGCGCTGGGCGAAGCGGTATCGGTCGCCGACTGGCCGCCGCACACGCCGGTGTATCTCGAAGTGGACTGGACCGGCATGACCGGCACCACGAAAGGGGTTGCGCCCGAACCCTATGTCGGCCCGATCTACCTCGAATACGACTTTCGCGTGATCGCCTTCCGGCCGGGGGTGCGTAACTGA